The Maylandia zebra isolate NMK-2024a linkage group LG7, Mzebra_GT3a, whole genome shotgun sequence genome contains a region encoding:
- the LOC143419297 gene encoding uncharacterized protein LOC143419297, producing MAIVNGVRENGPGPFSLETGAFTAGTSPLTGTRVNKLSRKTFRHRDHRAQPYIRATPENRVCGEAGPSRITHTTRLQNSTPPHNDQDTVRFQTFLECLSSIDLPEQQKPGALCNSGESEQIFISEPATPPTRRMDSAPLRHTEEEDSSSDEGSLVPDTPGYYSPLEKQQQQAVELDGRASSLFIDTVKTAVYHLVNLVINKYLTDKCNGCKFDGLLLLLLQGAIVTGRVRY from the exons ATGGCCATCGTAAAcg GAGTTCGGGAGAACGGCCCAGGGCCCTTTTCTTTAGAAACGGGCGCTTTTACAGCTGGAACTAGTCCTCTAACAGGCACAAG GGTTAACAAACTGAGCAGGAAAACATTCAGACACCGCGACCACAGAGCCCAACCTTACATCAG AGCCACGCCAGAGAACCGGGTGTGTGGAGAAGCAGGACCATCCCGAATAACGCACACTACAAG ACTGCAGAACAGCACCCCTCCTCATAATGATCAGGACACCGTACGATTCCAGACGTTTTTGGAATGTTTAAGCAGTATCGACCTCCcagaacaacaaaaacctgGAGCTTTGTGCAACAGTGGAGAGTCAGAACAGATCTTCATCAGCGAACCTGCAACACCCCCGA CGAGAAGGATGGACTCTGCACCCCTGCGTCACACTGAGGAGGAGGACAGTTCCTCGGACGAGGGCTCATTAGTACCTGACACGCCCGGTTACTATAGCCCCTtggagaagcagcagcagcaagccGTCGAGCTTGACGGTCGGGCATCTTCTTTATTTATCGATACCGTGAAAACAGCTGTGTATCACCTAGTCAACCTAGTAATCAACAAGTACCTCACTGACAAATGCAACGGCTGCAAGTTTGACggcttgctgctgctgcttctccaAGGGGCTATAGTAACCGGGCGTGTCAGGTACTAA
- the LOC101480814 gene encoding apelin receptor B, with amino-acid sequence METTVGYEYYEDYEEPDNSSMCDYSEWTPSYSVIPVLYMLIFILGLSGNGVVIFTVWRSQGKRRAADVYIGNLALADLTFVVSLPLWAVYTAMGYHWPFGVALCKISSYVVLLNMYASVFCLTCMSFDRYLAIVHSLSSNQLRSRAQMQGSLIAIWLLSVILAAPTLVFRTTKYDAETNRTSCAMDFSLVTQKQENLWIAGLSISSSALGFLLPFMAMMVCYGFIGCTINRHFNTLRKEDQRKRRLLKIITTLVVVFAACWMPFHILKSADALSYLDLFPATCDFLRFLLLAHPYATCLAYVNSCLNPFLYAFFDLRFRSQCLCLLNLKKFLHASPASSLSLQKTEIQSLPTKV; translated from the coding sequence ATGGAGACAACTGTGGGCTACGAGTACTACGAGGACTACGAGGAGCCAGACAACTCCTCAATGTGTGACTACTCAGAGTGGACGCCATCGTACTCTGTCATCCCAGTACTCTACATGCTCATTTTCATCCTCGGCCTCTCTGGAAATGGAGTGGTCATCTTCACCGTGTGGAGATCACAAGGCAAACGGCGAGCTGCCGACGTCTACATCGGAAATCTGGCCCTGGCCGACCTCACCTTTGTAGTCTCGCTACCTCTCTGGGCTGTTTACACAGCCATGGGTTACCACTGGCCCTTCGGAGTGGCTCTGTGCAAGATAAGCAGCTACGTGGTGCTGCTCAACATGTACGCCAGCGTCTTCTGCCTCACCTGCATGAGCTTTGATCGCTACCTAGCCATCGTCCACTCCTTATCCAGCAACCAGCTGCGCAGCCGGGCTCAGATGCAAGGCTCCCTGATAGCCATCTGGCTGTTGTCTGTTATACTGGCCGCTCCGACTCTCGTCTTCCGCACCACCAAGTACGATGCAGAAACCAACCGCACATCCTGTGCCATGGACTTCAGTTTGGTGACACAGAAACAGGAGAACCTGTGGATTGCCGGCCTCAGCATCTCCTCCTCCGCTCTGGGCTTTCTTCTACCTTTCATGGCAATGATGGTGTGCTACGGCTTCATCGGCTGCACGATCAACCGCCACTTCAACACCCTGCGCAAAGAAGACCAGCGCAAGAGACGCCTGCTGAAGATCATCACCACACTGGTAGTGGTGTTTGCTGCCTGCTGGATGCCCTTCCACATCCTGAAGAGCGCTGACGCACTCTCCTACCTGGACTTGTTTCCCGCCACTTGTGATTTCCTGCGTTTCCTCCTGCTGGCTCATCCCTACGCCACCTGCCTCGCTTATGTCAACAGCTGCCTCAACCCCTTCCTTTACGCCTTCTTTGACCTGCGCTTCAGATCCCAGTGCTTGTGCCTACTTAATCTGAAGAAGTTCCTGCATGCGAGCCCGGCCAGCTCCCTGTCCTTGCAGAAGACAGAGATTCAGTCTCTACCCACAAAGGTGTGA